One region of Candidatus Rokuibacteriota bacterium genomic DNA includes:
- a CDS encoding histidine triad nucleotide-binding protein yields the protein MTRDCVFCRIVAGESPADIEYEDDDIIAFKDLYPKAPIHLLIIPRRHIDSIARLAPGDTDLMGRCVQVAKVLGERTGYAERGYRLACHCGPEGGQFVYHVHFHFTAGRRG from the coding sequence GTGACGAGGGACTGCGTCTTCTGCCGCATCGTCGCGGGTGAGAGCCCCGCTGACATCGAGTACGAGGACGACGACATCATCGCGTTCAAGGATCTGTACCCGAAGGCGCCCATCCACCTGCTGATCATCCCGAGGCGCCACATCGACTCCATCGCGCGCCTCGCCCCCGGGGACACGGATCTCATGGGCCGCTGCGTCCAGGTGGCGAAGGTTCTCGGGGAGCGCACCGGATACGCCGAACGAGGCTACAGGCTCGCCTGCCACTGCGGGCCGGAAGGGGGCCAGTTCGTCTATCACGTGCACTTCCACTTCACCGCGGGACGGCGGGGGTGA